CAACGAGAAACCTCTACGCCAACCGAGTGGTGAACACCGCTTTCGTGATACTCCCACTTCTCCTCCACCGCCCGGTTCGTCTAGGACAGGGAGGCCGCTGTTCGGTGTTCGGGCTTCGACGTACGCCACGATCGTGACGGTCCGCAGGCCGGTCACGCAGCAGATCACCCGTACCGCGGCGTCGTCGGCGTAGTCCCGCAGCAGGGTGCCGGGGACTTCGGTGCCGAGTTCGGGGTTGATACTGATGGCGACGATCGCGCGGTCCAGGCGGTGCGTCTCGTCTTTCGCGGTCAGTTTGTGAGCTGGGCGAGCGGGGGCTCGGCCATGACGACGCGCGAGCGGCGGGCGGAGGGGGCAGGTGACACGGGGCTGCTCGTCGGCGAGGCGGGCGAGGTGGGCGTCGCGGGTGGTCTCCCACAGCATGCGGTCTCCGGGGCGGGGAGCGTCATTCGAAGAGTGCCGTATTCCGCTCCGAGCCCGCATCCGACTGGTGTGCGTCCGGAGATGACTACGGCAAAGCGTCCACCTTGCCGATGAGTTCTGCTGGGGTGGTGTCGGGTGTGATCACCAGGTCGAAGTCGTAGCCCTGATCGCAGAAGATCACTTCCATGGACCCTGGCACGTACCGACGGAATACACAGTGGATCTCGGCCGCGTCGGCGAGGGCCGCATCGATGGAGAGGCATGTGCCGTCCGTGTGCAGGTACGTCGCAGCTGGACCACTCGACGTCTGGAAGCTCCGGGCGAAGCCCCGAGCTTCGTTCCGGTTGGTCGGATCGATGATCGCGTCGGCTCAGATGTCTTGCAGAGCGGGAGTGAGGGCTGAGGGTTCGATACGCCAGGTGGTGCTGGAATCGTCGAAGAGAGCCAGGTACGTCGCCATCCCGGTCTACCAGGCCGGCGAATCGCGATGTCAGTCGTGTTCGCATCACCGCGACCACATGCCAGGGGCTTGAGACGTACAGGCTGCGAGGTAGGCGTCCGGTCTGCGGCGGCGCCATTGTGTGGCGGTTACGACATGTGGACCGAGAAGCGAGCGAGGGCGGCGGGACCCGCTGCGCGGATCGCGCCGGGCGCGCGGACGTACACGTATTGGTCGGCCCACGACGACCTGCTCGTGAACGCGGACGGCTTCAGCCGCATCGCAGACGAGGACTACGCCGTGGCCCTGGTCGACGAGATCGAGCACGATGGGCATCCCGAAAGCGGTTCGCCATCGGCTACTGGCCGTGGGGTGCGTGCGGTTCCTCCCCCGCGTACATCCCCGTGAGTTCGCCGGCGATCCGGGCCAGCCACTGTCGTACCTCCGGCGGCTCCAGTACCTCGACCCGCGCTCCCAGCCCGGCCAGATGTCCTGCCAGGGCCTTGGCGGCCGGGCCGTCGACCCACACCTCGGTCCAGCCGTCGGGCAGCGGACCGCCGACGCGCACGCGGCCGCCGAGGAACCGTTGCAGCAGGGCCAGCGTGTCGGGGTGGACGCGGGCCCGGGCGGTCACCGCGTACATGCCGTCCTGGAAGGCTCCGGACAGCGTCCGCCAAGCCGTGGCGAGGTCGAAGTCGGGCGGCCGGGCCACCGGTTCGCCGGTCGGCTCGACGGAGGTGACCCGGCTGAGCCGGAAGGTGCGCAGGCCCTTGTCCGTACCGGCGACTAGGTAGTCCACGCCCGCCTTGGCCACGAGCCCGAGGGGGTCGACGGTGCGTTCGCCCGCTGGTTTGCCGACGCCCGCGTACCCGAGGCGGACGCGGATCCCGTCCACGACGGCGCCCTGGAGCGCGGAGCGGTGGGCGGCATCGGCGGTGACGGCATTGCGGGACCAGTCCGTGGCGTCGACGACCCCCGCGCGGGTCGCGGCTTGGGCCTGCGCCCGCATGGTCGGCGGCAGGGCCCGGACCAGCTTGCGCAGGGTGGTGCGCAGTTCGGGGGTGGCCGACAGGGGGCCGGTGACGAGGAAGAGCGCCCGGGTCTCGTCGGCGGTCAGCCCGGTGAGGTTGGTACGGGCCCCGCCGACGAGGGACCAGCCGCCGCCGCGGCCGCGTTGCGAGTAGACGGGGATGCCGGCCGCGGCCAAGGCCTCCAGATCTCGGCGCGCGGTGCGCTCGGACACCTCCAGTTCAGCGGCCACTTCGGGAACGGTGACGCGGCCGCGTTCTTGGAGGAAGAGCAGGGTCGCCACCAGCCGGTCGGCTCTCATGTGCCCTTTTCCTCCTTCGTGGGTGCCGCGTCGTCGCCTTTCATTCTCTTCGGAAAACAGGCCAGAAGGTGGCCACTTTTGTTTACAGGATGAACCCATGAACAAGACCGAGCAGCTCATCGAGAACCCGTCCGACTCCACCGGTACCGTCGCCGCCCCCTTCTCCTTCGATCCGCGGACCGACCTCGCCGCGGCCGTCGAGCTGGCGGGCCGTACGCTGGCCGCCGTCCGGCCCGAGCAGTACGACGCCCCGACCCCCTGCGAGGAGTTCGATGTACGGCGGCTGTCGAGCCACCTAGTCGCCGTCGTGCGCCGGATCTCGGTGATCGGGCGCGGCGAGGACCCGTTCAGCGTCCCGTCCTTCGCCGACGAGATCGCCGACGGCGCATGGGCGGCGGCCTGGGTGCCGGGTGCCCGTGAGGTCGCCGAGGTGTGGGCGGATCCGGGCATCCTCGGCCGGCAGCTGCGCCTGCCGATGGGCGTCCTGCCGGGTGCGGCCGCCGCGGCCGTCTACACCCACGAACTCACGGTGCACACCTGGGACCTGGCCAGGGCGACCGGACAGGACCCGGACTGGGACCCGGCCCTCATCGAGCGTGTGATC
Above is a genomic segment from Streptomyces sp. NBC_01233 containing:
- a CDS encoding helix-turn-helix transcriptional regulator, yielding MRADRLVATLLFLQERGRVTVPEVAAELEVSERTARRDLEALAAAGIPVYSQRGRGGGWSLVGGARTNLTGLTADETRALFLVTGPLSATPELRTTLRKLVRALPPTMRAQAQAATRAGVVDATDWSRNAVTADAAHRSALQGAVVDGIRVRLGYAGVGKPAGERTVDPLGLVAKAGVDYLVAGTDKGLRTFRLSRVTSVEPTGEPVARPPDFDLATAWRTLSGAFQDGMYAVTARARVHPDTLALLQRFLGGRVRVGGPLPDGWTEVWVDGPAAKALAGHLAGLGARVEVLEPPEVRQWLARIAGELTGMYAGEEPHAPHGQ
- a CDS encoding TIGR03086 family metal-binding protein, which produces MNKTEQLIENPSDSTGTVAAPFSFDPRTDLAAAVELAGRTLAAVRPEQYDAPTPCEEFDVRRLSSHLVAVVRRISVIGRGEDPFSVPSFADEIADGAWAAAWVPGAREVAEVWADPGILGRQLRLPMGVLPGAAAAAVYTHELTVHTWDLARATGQDPDWDPALIERVIGVVRRALPAETRGGRIPFAEVVAVDPEAPAIERLVAWAGRRP